One genomic segment of Intestinimonas butyriciproducens includes these proteins:
- a CDS encoding NUDIX hydrolase translates to MTISEFEQEFMGHVPEIMGAKAHYAVLVPLVEWRGEVHVLFEVRADTLERQPGEVCFPGGHMEPGESPTECAFRETWEELGIPASAIRPIARLDDVYMPRGDLMHPVMAQVETGAVVHMTASADEVKETFLVPADFFRREEPLVYTYPLEPKVGEDFPYALIGFPQGYRWRGGKVEVPIWTYKGHVIWGLTARILRWNFKDRGEAHRPYGAR, encoded by the coding sequence GTGACGATTTCAGAGTTTGAACAGGAATTCATGGGGCATGTCCCTGAGATCATGGGGGCCAAGGCCCACTATGCCGTGCTGGTCCCCCTGGTGGAGTGGCGGGGAGAGGTCCATGTCCTCTTTGAGGTCCGGGCCGACACCCTGGAGCGGCAGCCCGGGGAGGTCTGCTTCCCGGGCGGACACATGGAGCCCGGCGAGAGCCCTACGGAATGTGCCTTTCGTGAGACCTGGGAAGAACTGGGGATACCGGCGTCGGCCATTCGCCCCATTGCACGGTTGGACGATGTGTATATGCCCAGGGGGGACCTGATGCATCCCGTAATGGCGCAGGTAGAGACGGGGGCGGTGGTCCATATGACCGCCAGCGCGGACGAGGTAAAGGAGACCTTTCTGGTACCGGCAGACTTCTTTCGGCGGGAGGAACCGCTGGTGTACACATATCCCCTGGAGCCCAAGGTGGGGGAGGACTTTCCCTATGCCCTTATCGGCTTTCCGCAGGGCTACCGCTGGCGGGGAGGCAAGGTGGAGGTCCCCATTTGGACCTATAAGGGACATGTGATCTGGGGACTCACCGCCCGCATCCTGCGATGGAATTTCAAAGACCGCGGAGAAGCTCATCGGCCCTATGGCGCTCGGTGA
- a CDS encoding prephenate dehydrogenase, whose amino-acid sequence MCKRIAIIGLGLIGGSMAMALKGFEDYEIVGVDRDPATLEFARTHGVADYLSTDAGQAVSTADVVYLCLHPRGIVDFLSTYRACFRPGTLVTDVCGIKTAIVDAAAVLPDEVDFIGSHPMAGKETSGIFHADGALFRGAHYIITPRPQSRPEHVDLLHRIADHIGCRDVVNTTTAKHDAIIAYTSQVMHIMAVAVCDDPDLFDCKGFEGGSFRDCTRVAALDVPLWTELFSMNAPALCKVIRNLEDNLRAYREVIASGDTAALAEKLAWSADRKRHMNLE is encoded by the coding sequence ATGTGCAAGCGCATTGCCATCATCGGTCTAGGGCTGATCGGAGGATCCATGGCTATGGCCCTGAAGGGCTTTGAGGACTATGAGATTGTGGGGGTGGACCGGGACCCCGCCACACTGGAATTTGCCCGTACCCATGGCGTGGCCGACTACCTGAGCACCGACGCGGGCCAGGCGGTCAGCACTGCAGATGTGGTCTATCTGTGTCTCCACCCCCGCGGCATCGTGGACTTTCTCTCCACCTACCGGGCGTGCTTCCGGCCCGGCACCCTGGTCACCGACGTATGCGGTATCAAAACCGCCATCGTGGACGCAGCGGCCGTCCTTCCCGATGAGGTGGATTTCATCGGAAGCCATCCCATGGCGGGCAAGGAGACCTCCGGCATCTTTCACGCCGACGGCGCTCTCTTCCGCGGCGCGCACTACATCATCACCCCCCGCCCCCAGAGCCGCCCGGAACACGTGGATCTGCTCCACCGTATCGCCGACCACATCGGCTGCCGCGACGTGGTCAACACCACCACCGCCAAGCACGACGCCATCATCGCCTATACCAGCCAGGTCATGCACATCATGGCCGTGGCGGTGTGTGACGATCCCGACCTCTTCGACTGCAAGGGCTTCGAAGGCGGCTCTTTTCGGGATTGTACCCGGGTGGCCGCCCTGGACGTGCCTCTGTGGACCGAGCTTTTCTCTATGAACGCGCCCGCTCTCTGCAAGGTTATCCGCAATCTGGAGGACAACCTGCGCGCCTACCGCGAGGTCATAGCGTCCGGCGACACCGCCGCACTTGCGGAGAAATTGGCCTGGTCCGCCGACCGGAAGCGTCATATGAACCTGGAGTGA
- a CDS encoding spore maturation protein A gives MAMTIIWTGMVVLSVLCGLATGRGPAVAAAAMEGAAAGVELCLSMAGVLCLWMGVMEVMKRSGLSDKLSRLLMPVLRRLYPAFARDREVMDTISANVSANLLGLGNAATPLGLEAARKMSRKTPGVASDGLCMLVVCNTASIQLIPTTVAAVRAVAGCAAPFDILPAVWLASAISVSVGILAAKLFSKVWR, from the coding sequence ATGGCAATGACAATCATCTGGACCGGCATGGTGGTGCTATCCGTGCTGTGTGGGCTGGCGACGGGGCGGGGGCCCGCAGTGGCTGCGGCGGCCATGGAGGGGGCGGCGGCAGGGGTGGAGCTGTGTCTGTCCATGGCCGGCGTGCTCTGTCTTTGGATGGGCGTGATGGAGGTCATGAAGCGGTCCGGATTGTCGGATAAGCTCTCACGGCTCCTGATGCCGGTGCTCAGAAGGCTTTATCCGGCCTTTGCCCGGGACAGAGAGGTGATGGACACCATCTCCGCCAATGTATCGGCGAACCTGCTGGGACTGGGCAATGCGGCCACGCCCCTGGGCCTGGAAGCGGCCCGGAAGATGAGCAGGAAGACGCCGGGTGTGGCCTCTGACGGCCTGTGCATGCTGGTGGTGTGCAACACGGCCTCCATCCAACTCATCCCCACCACCGTGGCGGCGGTACGGGCCGTGGCGGGATGTGCGGCGCCCTTCGATATTCTGCCCGCCGTCTGGCTGGCCTCCGCCATCTCGGTCTCGGTGGGGATCCTGGCCGCCAAGTTATTTTCCAAAGTTTGGAGGTAG
- a CDS encoding AI-2E family transporter translates to MDKKLFRSLLLLITFTVGLIFVIVRFDDLWRVCANILSNFTPLFLGFAIAFVLSRPCAFFHGAFDHALKGTRLSKASAPLAVTLSYVLLFGVVTAVFAFVIPQLVSSMERFLSNLNSYMAQAQEWINTLVAYFHLEELDLSRLDQMIKDLLSTVLSAISNAVPQLLSLTSNLVSIVVTLVLSLVFSIYMLSGKDRLLAQCRRVLRAYVPGPVYDAVLDVTALTAGTFSKFVTGQVTEACILGALTFAGMVILRLDYPLLIGVLIGVSALVPIVGAYVGAFTSALLLVMIDPMKAVIFLVFLVCLQQFEGNVIYPRVVGTSLGLPGIWVLAAVTVGGGLFGFLGMLLSVPVASVLYTLLRRDVRKRLDTV, encoded by the coding sequence ATGGACAAAAAACTTTTCCGCAGTCTGCTGCTTCTCATCACTTTTACCGTGGGGCTCATCTTCGTCATCGTCCGTTTTGACGATCTGTGGCGCGTATGCGCCAATATCCTGTCCAACTTCACTCCCCTCTTTCTGGGGTTCGCCATTGCCTTTGTCCTCAGCCGGCCCTGCGCCTTTTTCCACGGGGCCTTTGACCACGCGCTGAAGGGGACCCGTCTTTCCAAGGCCAGTGCCCCGCTGGCCGTAACGCTGTCCTATGTCCTGCTGTTCGGCGTAGTTACCGCTGTGTTCGCCTTCGTCATCCCACAGCTCGTCAGCAGTATGGAGCGTTTCCTCTCCAACCTGAACAGCTATATGGCCCAGGCACAGGAGTGGATCAACACCTTGGTGGCCTATTTTCACCTGGAGGAATTGGACCTGAGCCGCCTCGACCAGATGATCAAGGATCTGCTCAGCACCGTCCTGTCCGCCATCTCCAACGCCGTGCCCCAGCTTCTCAGCCTCACCAGCAATCTGGTCTCCATTGTGGTCACCCTGGTCCTCTCCCTGGTATTTTCCATCTACATGCTCTCGGGGAAGGACCGCCTGCTCGCCCAATGCCGCCGGGTGCTCCGGGCCTATGTGCCGGGCCCGGTGTACGACGCGGTGCTGGACGTGACCGCTCTCACAGCGGGCACCTTCAGCAAATTTGTCACCGGGCAGGTCACGGAGGCCTGCATTCTGGGCGCGCTCACCTTCGCCGGCATGGTGATCCTCCGTTTGGACTACCCCCTTCTCATCGGCGTGCTCATCGGCGTATCCGCATTGGTGCCCATTGTGGGCGCTTACGTGGGCGCCTTTACCTCGGCCCTGTTGCTGGTGATGATCGATCCCATGAAGGCGGTCATCTTCCTCGTCTTCCTGGTCTGTCTCCAGCAGTTTGAAGGGAATGTCATCTACCCCAGAGTGGTGGGCACCTCGTTGGGCCTGCCCGGCATCTGGGTGCTGGCTGCCGTCACGGTAGGAGGCGGACTCTTCGGCTTTTTGGGGATGCTCCTCAGCGTGCCGGTGGCCTCCGTTCTCTACACGCTTTTGCGCAGGGATGTCCGCAAGCGCCTGGATACTGTGTAA
- the nrdG gene encoding anaerobic ribonucleoside-triphosphate reductase activating protein, whose product MRIANLISDSIVDGPGLRLTVFTQGCPHRCPGCQNPETHDPSGGREVSVAELAAELDKNPLLQGLTLSGGDPFFQAEECAALAREAKARGLDVWTYTGYTYEALRAEDRPDFRALLSATDVLVDGPFLVARKSYAALFRGSDNQRLIDLGRTRASGRMTLWTRPDALGHFVIPES is encoded by the coding sequence GTGCGCATTGCCAATCTGATTTCAGACTCCATTGTGGATGGCCCCGGTCTGCGCCTGACGGTATTTACCCAGGGCTGTCCCCACCGCTGTCCCGGCTGCCAGAATCCCGAGACCCATGATCCCTCCGGCGGACGGGAGGTGAGTGTGGCGGAGCTGGCGGCGGAGCTGGATAAAAATCCGCTGCTCCAGGGGCTGACCCTCTCCGGCGGCGATCCGTTTTTCCAGGCGGAGGAATGCGCGGCGCTGGCTCGGGAGGCCAAGGCCCGTGGGCTGGATGTCTGGACCTATACGGGGTATACCTATGAGGCGCTGCGGGCAGAGGACCGGCCGGACTTTCGCGCGCTGCTCTCCGCTACCGATGTGCTGGTGGACGGGCCGTTCCTCGTGGCGAGAAAGTCCTACGCGGCTCTCTTCCGGGGCAGTGACAACCAGCGCCTCATCGACCTGGGCCGCACCCGGGCGTCCGGCCGGATGACGCTCTGGACCCGGCCGGATGCTCTGGGGCACTTTGTGATTCCGGAATCCTGA
- a CDS encoding spore maturation protein → MELMLNMMVPFIIAVVALYGMLHRVDVYDALVCGAGDGLGVLIRIVPPLIGLLTAVYMLRASGALELAAGLLGPILERLGIPAETVALLLVRPVSGSAALGVGADLIQTYGPDSLVGRTAAVMLGSTETTFYTIAVYFGAAGIVKTRYAVPAALCADLAGFIGASWAVRVLFYG, encoded by the coding sequence GTGGAATTGATGCTCAACATGATGGTGCCCTTTATCATTGCAGTGGTGGCCCTGTACGGGATGCTGCACAGGGTGGATGTGTATGACGCGCTGGTCTGCGGGGCAGGGGATGGGCTGGGGGTGCTGATCCGGATCGTGCCGCCTCTCATCGGTCTGCTGACGGCGGTCTATATGCTCCGCGCCTCCGGGGCGCTGGAACTGGCGGCGGGACTGCTGGGCCCCATCCTGGAGCGACTGGGGATTCCGGCCGAGACCGTCGCGCTGCTGCTGGTACGGCCGGTGAGCGGCAGCGCGGCCCTGGGGGTGGGGGCCGACCTCATCCAGACCTACGGCCCGGACTCGCTGGTGGGGCGCACAGCTGCGGTGATGCTGGGGTCCACGGAGACGACCTTCTATACCATCGCCGTCTACTTTGGCGCGGCGGGGATCGTAAAGACCCGCTATGCGGTACCGGCGGCGCTGTGTGCCGACTTGGCGGGGTTTATAGGCGCGTCCTGGGCCGTGCGGGTCCTGTTCTATGGATAG
- the aroF gene encoding 3-deoxy-7-phosphoheptulonate synthase yields the protein MVVIMKAGFTTDQLESAVKAMEAGGVKVMVSKGSETTILGAEGDASRIDQEKVSMLPGVDRVMRVSEPYKKANRKYHPDNTVIDLGNSATVGGDRLAVIAGPCSVESEEQIVGVAESVKRSGAAALRGGAFKPRTSPYAFQGMGNEGIRLLQEAKAATGLPIVTEIMSTDNIEMFEMCVDVIQVGARNMQNFDLLKQLGHTTKPILLKRGLSSTIEEWLMSAEYIMAGGNDRVILCERGIRTFETFTRNTLDLSAVLAVKKLSHLPVVVDPSHACGQAWMVERMSMAAVAAGADGLIIEVHNDPPHAKCDGAQSITPDQFDALMGRLGALAQCVGRSL from the coding sequence ATGGTCGTCATTATGAAGGCCGGTTTTACCACCGATCAGTTGGAGAGTGCTGTCAAGGCCATGGAGGCTGGCGGCGTCAAGGTCATGGTATCCAAGGGCTCCGAAACCACCATTCTGGGTGCGGAGGGAGATGCCTCCCGTATTGACCAGGAAAAGGTATCCATGCTCCCCGGCGTGGATCGTGTCATGCGGGTCAGCGAGCCCTACAAGAAGGCAAATCGGAAATACCACCCGGACAACACAGTGATCGATCTGGGCAACAGCGCCACAGTGGGCGGGGATCGTCTTGCGGTCATCGCCGGGCCCTGCTCCGTGGAGAGCGAAGAGCAGATCGTAGGGGTGGCCGAGTCCGTGAAACGGAGCGGGGCGGCCGCGCTGCGAGGCGGTGCCTTCAAACCCCGCACCTCACCTTACGCCTTCCAGGGCATGGGCAACGAGGGGATCCGTCTCCTCCAGGAGGCCAAGGCGGCCACCGGACTGCCCATTGTGACGGAGATCATGTCCACCGACAACATCGAGATGTTCGAGATGTGCGTGGACGTTATCCAGGTGGGCGCCCGGAACATGCAGAATTTTGATCTGCTCAAGCAGCTCGGCCATACCACCAAGCCCATCCTGCTCAAGCGGGGCCTCTCCTCCACCATCGAGGAGTGGCTCATGTCGGCGGAGTACATCATGGCCGGCGGCAACGACCGCGTGATTCTCTGCGAACGCGGCATCCGCACCTTCGAGACTTTTACCCGCAACACGCTGGACCTCTCTGCCGTGCTGGCGGTCAAGAAACTCTCCCATCTCCCCGTGGTGGTGGACCCCTCCCATGCCTGCGGCCAGGCCTGGATGGTAGAACGGATGAGTATGGCGGCCGTGGCCGCTGGGGCGGACGGTCTGATCATTGAGGTCCACAACGATCCTCCTCACGCCAAATGCGACGGTGCGCAGTCCATCACTCCGGACCAGTTCGACGCCCTGATGGGCAGGCTGGGTGCCCTGGCCCAATGCGTGGGCCGCAGCCTGTAA
- a CDS encoding tRNA1(Val) (adenine(37)-N6)-methyltransferase, whose translation MALGEAAGEADRRGVPAGACPPSVHDMGMGNTAKGLWTMERMERLGRYVLLQAEGVFPLGADTLDLSRFATVRRGFRVCDLGCGSGALGLLLLEREEKLELTGVEVEPAAAELARRNLALNGLCGQVLTGDLRDRALLPSGYFDLVVSNPPWFREGGGHSGGPARCEERCSMEQLCAAAGRLVKNGGRAALIHRPERLPELFVQLRAASLEPKRMRLVQHSPDAPPSAVLVEAVRQGRPGLEVLPVLLRTERVK comes from the coding sequence ATGGCGCTCGGTGAAGCTGCGGGCGAGGCAGATCGCCGCGGCGTTCCGGCTGGCGCCTGTCCGCCTTCGGTACACGACATGGGGATGGGGAATACCGCAAAGGGGCTGTGGACGATGGAACGGATGGAACGACTGGGGCGCTATGTGCTGCTTCAGGCGGAGGGGGTGTTCCCTCTGGGAGCGGACACCTTGGATCTGAGCCGGTTCGCCACCGTGCGGCGGGGGTTTCGGGTCTGTGATCTGGGCTGCGGCTCCGGGGCGCTGGGACTCCTCCTGCTGGAGCGGGAGGAGAAGCTGGAACTCACGGGGGTGGAAGTGGAGCCGGCGGCGGCGGAACTGGCGCGGCGGAACTTGGCCCTCAACGGGCTCTGCGGACAGGTGCTCACTGGCGATCTGCGGGACAGGGCCCTGCTCCCGTCCGGATATTTTGATCTGGTGGTCTCCAACCCGCCTTGGTTTCGAGAAGGGGGCGGGCATTCCGGCGGCCCGGCGCGGTGTGAGGAGCGCTGTTCGATGGAGCAGCTCTGCGCAGCCGCGGGGCGGCTGGTCAAAAACGGCGGGCGGGCGGCACTGATCCACCGGCCCGAACGGCTGCCCGAGCTTTTTGTGCAGCTGCGGGCGGCATCCTTAGAGCCCAAACGGATGCGCCTGGTCCAGCACAGTCCGGATGCGCCGCCTTCCGCCGTTTTGGTGGAGGCGGTCCGCCAGGGGCGTCCCGGGCTGGAGGTCCTGCCCGTGCTCTTGCGCACGGAGCGCGTAAAATAA
- a CDS encoding helix-turn-helix domain-containing protein, which translates to MHEKYRERYRLLGLRIAYYRKRKGYTQEQFAELIGKSWSFISQVEANNGATLKGISLDTLFSMSDALGVPPSKFLEED; encoded by the coding sequence GTGCATGAAAAATACCGGGAGCGCTACCGTCTGCTTGGTTTGCGCATTGCCTATTACCGCAAGAGAAAAGGGTATACGCAGGAGCAGTTTGCCGAACTGATCGGGAAAAGCTGGTCCTTTATCAGTCAGGTGGAGGCCAACAACGGGGCCACACTGAAGGGCATCTCGTTGGATACCCTTTTTTCTATGTCGGATGCGCTGGGGGTTCCCCCCAGTAAGTTTCTGGAAGAAGACTGA
- a CDS encoding LysR family transcriptional regulator, with product MDIGKYRALLRTVEMGNITRAAEELGYTQSAVSRIIADLEQEWGVTLLTRGRMGVVLSSAGEALLPHLRAVCNADRELLEEVDQLHGLTRGTIRVGTFNSISVHWLPRLMKTFLERYPGIRFEVMTHIEYREIEEWVAGGHVDCGFIALPSALTLDTVFLRRDRHMAVLPLDHPLAGEESYPISRFAEDSFIKLEDDRDREIVQIFERYQVKPNLQYRVNDDYAAIAMVENGLGVSVLTELVLQRTPYGVAVKPLDPPQFRDIGLAVRSRRSASPATARFLDHVERWATEGI from the coding sequence ATGGACATCGGAAAATATCGGGCACTGCTGCGGACTGTGGAGATGGGAAATATCACCCGGGCGGCGGAGGAGCTGGGCTACACCCAGAGCGCAGTAAGCCGGATCATCGCCGATCTGGAGCAGGAGTGGGGAGTGACGCTGCTGACCAGAGGCAGGATGGGCGTGGTCCTCAGCTCTGCCGGGGAGGCGCTGCTGCCCCATCTAAGGGCAGTGTGCAATGCGGACCGGGAGCTCCTGGAGGAGGTGGACCAACTCCACGGACTCACCCGGGGCACCATTCGGGTGGGGACATTCAACAGTATTTCGGTCCACTGGCTGCCCCGGCTCATGAAAACCTTTCTGGAGCGATATCCGGGGATCCGATTCGAGGTCATGACCCATATTGAGTATCGGGAGATTGAGGAGTGGGTGGCGGGAGGCCATGTGGACTGTGGCTTTATCGCTCTGCCCAGCGCCCTCACGCTGGATACGGTGTTTCTCCGCCGAGACCGGCATATGGCGGTGCTGCCGCTGGATCACCCATTGGCTGGAGAGGAGAGCTATCCCATCAGCCGCTTTGCTGAGGACTCTTTCATTAAATTGGAGGATGACCGGGACCGCGAGATCGTGCAGATTTTTGAGCGATATCAGGTAAAGCCCAACCTCCAGTATCGGGTAAACGACGACTATGCGGCCATTGCTATGGTGGAGAACGGGCTGGGGGTGAGCGTACTCACGGAGCTGGTGTTGCAGCGCACTCCGTACGGCGTGGCGGTAAAGCCGTTGGACCCGCCGCAATTTCGGGATATCGGCCTGGCAGTGCGCAGCCGCCGGTCCGCCTCGCCGGCCACGGCCCGGTTCCTGGACCATGTGGAGCGCTGGGCCACCGAAGGGATTTGA
- the rsmI gene encoding 16S rRNA (cytidine(1402)-2'-O)-methyltransferase → MPGTLYLVPTPIGNLGDISARMAETLETVDFIAAEDTRVTVKLLNHLGIKKPMVSYYRHNTDASGAAVLERLLAGENCALVTDAGTPAVSDPGEDLVVRCAAAGVPVVAIPGPCALVTALAVSGLPTGRFTFEGFLAMNKKNRRAHLEALKSEQRTMIFYEAPHKLTATLRDLREAFGPERRISLCRELSKLHEEIRRTTLGEAESWYGQNPPKGEFVLVVEGGGLEQEEKPTLEQGLARVRQLMDEGSTRRDAVRQAAEELALSRNALYEASMAEKS, encoded by the coding sequence ATGCCAGGAACCCTTTATCTGGTCCCCACCCCCATTGGAAATCTGGGGGATATCTCAGCCCGCATGGCAGAGACGCTGGAGACTGTGGACTTTATCGCGGCGGAGGATACGCGAGTCACGGTAAAGCTGCTCAACCATCTGGGAATCAAAAAGCCTATGGTGAGCTATTACCGGCACAATACCGATGCCAGCGGCGCGGCGGTGCTGGAGAGGCTCCTGGCTGGAGAGAACTGCGCTCTGGTCACCGACGCAGGGACGCCGGCGGTCAGCGACCCCGGCGAGGATCTGGTGGTCCGGTGCGCCGCCGCAGGGGTGCCGGTGGTGGCTATTCCAGGGCCGTGCGCCCTGGTCACGGCTCTGGCCGTCTCGGGACTTCCTACCGGACGCTTTACCTTTGAGGGATTTCTGGCCATGAACAAAAAGAACCGGCGGGCCCACCTGGAAGCGCTCAAGAGTGAGCAGCGGACGATGATCTTTTATGAGGCGCCTCACAAACTCACGGCCACGCTCAGGGACCTGCGGGAGGCCTTTGGGCCGGAACGGCGGATCTCCCTGTGCCGGGAGCTGAGCAAGCTCCATGAAGAGATCCGCAGGACGACCCTGGGCGAGGCGGAGAGCTGGTATGGGCAAAATCCGCCGAAGGGTGAATTCGTCCTGGTGGTGGAGGGCGGCGGTCTGGAACAGGAGGAAAAGCCGACGTTGGAGCAGGGGCTGGCGCGTGTCAGACAGCTTATGGATGAGGGGAGTACCCGCCGGGACGCGGTGCGGCAGGCAGCCGAAGAGCTGGCGCTTTCCAGGAATGCTCTTTATGAGGCATCTATGGCGGAAAAGTCATAA
- a CDS encoding AbrB/MazE/SpoVT family DNA-binding domain-containing protein produces MKSTGIVRKVDELGRIVLPIELRRTLDIAEKDSLEIYVDGASIVLKKYQPACIFCDDAKDVINFKGKNVCPNCIRELMEK; encoded by the coding sequence ATGAAATCCACTGGTATTGTACGTAAAGTCGACGAGCTCGGACGGATCGTTCTTCCGATCGAGCTTCGCCGCACATTGGACATCGCGGAAAAGGACTCCCTAGAGATTTATGTGGACGGCGCCTCCATTGTGCTGAAAAAGTACCAGCCCGCCTGCATTTTTTGCGATGATGCAAAAGATGTGATCAACTTCAAGGGCAAAAACGTATGTCCCAACTGCATTCGCGAGCTGATGGAAAAGTAA